One window from the genome of Magnolia sinica isolate HGM2019 chromosome 4, MsV1, whole genome shotgun sequence encodes:
- the LOC131242556 gene encoding purine permease 1-like, with the protein MAMNIDGIERMEQGVPESSSPKETHKRNVQWWLIALNCTLTGIGTICGPLLLRLYYLHGGSRKWLTSSLQTAGFPILLIPLSIVYMRDRARGMQFLLEPKLFISSVVIGLLMGLDNYMYSMGSSFLPVSTSSLLFATQLVFTAFFALIIVKQKFTAYTINAVVLMTLGSVLLGIRKSGDRPANVTNGEYLLGFIVTLGAAALLGFAYPCTELSYAKARKAITYPVVMQFQFFTTLSATIFCATGMIINKDFLAISREAAEYELGAAKYYVVLVGIAAGFQMIFMGTLGLVFCISSLFAGILSATLLPFTEIAGVIFFKEKFTGEKGMALALCLWGFTSYFYGSYKLNKKQAAQEEEEESK; encoded by the exons ATGGCCATGAACATTGATGGCATTGAGAGGATGGAGCAAGGAGTTCCAGAATCCTCATCACCAAAGGAAACCCACAAACGCAATGTCCAATGGTGGTTAATTGCCCTCAACTGCACCCTTACCGGAATAGGGACCATCTGCGGCCCACTGCTTCTACGGCTTTACTATCTCCATGGCGGGAGTAGGAAATGGCTAACCAGCTCTCTGCAGACAGCTGGTTTCCCCATCCTCCTTATCCCGCTCTCCATTGTCTACATGCGCGACCGGGCTCGTGGGATGCAATTCCTGCTGGAGCCCAAGCTCTTTATATCGAGTGTGGTGATCGGACTCCTCATGGGTCTCGATAACTACATGTATTCGATGGGTTCTTCATTCCTTCCCGTCTCCACATCCTCACTACTCTTCGCCACTCAGCTCGTTTTCACTGCATTCTTCGCTCTCATCATCGTGAAGCAGAAATTCACTGCCTATACCATCAATGCCGTGGTGTTGATGACTCTGGGGTCGGTGTTGCTAGGGATTCGCAAGAGCGGTGATCGTCCTGCGAATGTAACCAACGGGGAGTATTTGCTGGGTTTCATCGTCACTCTGGGGGCCGCTGCGTTGCTGGGATTCGCATATCCATGCACCGAGCTCTCTTACGCCAAAGCAAGGAAAGCCATCACTTATCCGGTTGTGATGCAGTTTCAGTTCTTCACGACCTTGTCTGCCACCATTTTCTGCGCTACTGGGATGATTATTAATAAGGATTTCCTT GCCATTTCAAGGGAGGCGGCAGAGTATGAACTTGGGGCGGCCAAGTACTATGTGGTGCTGGTTGGAATTGCTGCTGGGTTTCAGATGATATTTATGGGAACTCTGGGGCTTGTCTTCTGTATTTCATCTCTCTTCGCTGGCATCCTCAGCGCCACTCTCCTCCCTTTCACGGAGATAGCAGGGGTCATCTTCTTCAAAGAGAAGTTCACGGGAGAGAAGGGAATGGCCCTGGCTCTCTGCCTTTGGGGCTTCACCTCTTACTTCTACGGTTCCTACAAGTTGAACAAGAAGCAAGCagcccaagaagaagaagaagaatccaaGTAG